The Streptomyces sp. CC0208 genome window below encodes:
- a CDS encoding maleylpyruvate isomerase family mycothiol-dependent enzyme yields MTFDEYCDAIVAQTDLLTRHVKGADPAAQVPTCPGWDLGRLLRHVGGDHRWAEEIVRTRATGPIDDDPVNDPAAYAGLDDCAIGGWLVEGATRLAGTLRAAGPDVPVWTPADEQLVQQSAMFWARRMTYETLLHRADAALVTGAEFVVEESLAVDAVEEWLEFSTVPEAYDPLPGLPELLGNGRTLGLDAGAAGQWLLDLGGDRPVWRRGTGAAAVSVRGPVTDLLLFLYARPAPGVETRGDSELLDLWLRRTRFWLEA; encoded by the coding sequence TTGACCTTCGACGAGTATTGCGACGCGATCGTCGCCCAGACCGATCTGCTCACCCGGCACGTCAAGGGCGCCGACCCGGCCGCTCAGGTGCCCACCTGCCCCGGCTGGGACCTCGGCCGGCTGCTGCGGCACGTGGGTGGCGATCACCGCTGGGCGGAGGAGATCGTACGGACCCGGGCCACCGGGCCGATCGACGACGACCCTGTCAACGACCCCGCCGCCTACGCCGGCCTCGACGACTGCGCGATCGGCGGCTGGCTGGTCGAGGGCGCCACGAGGCTGGCCGGCACCCTGCGCGCGGCCGGGCCAGACGTGCCGGTGTGGACCCCCGCCGACGAGCAACTGGTCCAGCAGTCCGCGATGTTCTGGGCGCGGCGCATGACGTACGAGACCCTGCTGCACCGGGCCGACGCGGCACTCGTGACCGGGGCGGAGTTCGTGGTCGAGGAGTCTCTGGCGGTGGACGCCGTGGAGGAGTGGCTGGAGTTCTCCACCGTCCCCGAGGCCTACGACCCGCTGCCGGGCCTGCCGGAGCTGCTCGGGAACGGGCGGACCCTGGGCCTCGACGCCGGGGCCGCGGGGCAGTGGCTGCTCGACCTCGGCGGAGACCGACCCGTGTGGCGGCGCGGGACCGGCGCGGCCGCCGTGAGCGTACGCGGGCCGGTCACCGACCTGCTCCTGTTCCTCTACGCCCGCCCGGCGCCCGGTGTCGAGACGCGGGGGGACTCGGAGCTCCTTGACCTGTGGCTGAGGCGCACCCGCTTCTGGCTGGAGGCGTAG
- a CDS encoding hemerythrin domain-containing protein produces the protein MGHGGNVIDELVTDHHEVEELFAKIEALAPGEKNRKVYAEQATMELIRHSVAEEEYLYPAVREHLVNGNTMADREIEDHSKAEQLMKDLEGCEADDPEFDRLIGELMSEVRSHIAEEEETLFPQLRVACSEKELNDLGEKVRRAKKLAPTRPHPSAPDTPPANKLLAPGTGLVDRLRDAVSGRGKED, from the coding sequence ATGGGACACGGAGGAAACGTCATCGACGAGCTGGTGACCGATCACCACGAGGTCGAGGAACTGTTCGCGAAGATCGAGGCGCTGGCGCCCGGTGAGAAGAACCGGAAGGTGTACGCCGAACAGGCCACCATGGAACTGATCCGGCACTCGGTCGCGGAGGAGGAGTACCTCTATCCGGCGGTGCGGGAGCACCTGGTCAACGGGAACACCATGGCCGACCGGGAGATCGAGGACCACTCCAAGGCCGAACAGCTCATGAAGGATCTGGAGGGCTGCGAGGCGGACGATCCCGAGTTCGACCGGCTCATCGGCGAGCTGATGAGCGAGGTCCGCTCGCACATCGCCGAGGAGGAGGAGACCCTCTTCCCGCAGCTGCGTGTCGCGTGCTCGGAGAAGGAGCTGAACGACCTGGGCGAGAAGGTGCGCCGCGCCAAGAAGCTGGCGCCGACCCGCCCGCACCCGTCGGCTCCGGACACTCCTCCCGCGAACAAGCTGCTCGCTCCGGGAACCGGCCTGGTCGACCGACTCCGGGACGCGGTCTCGGGCCGTGGCAAGGAGGACTGA
- a CDS encoding lipoprotein: MLVRAGNTWLRMAHGALLAGVLTGCSEAAEGDDSAASGRPSVTAETSGRDRTAASSGGTIGAAGSACELPVTFDIARNWKAEAVKAPLGQGPVTLACEIDAKPAGSIGFLRVWTGKPGDADTRTVLEAFVAAEDGVSKEQYSAFTSGGLSGTKVEYLYASELLDETKKESAFAVTTADGPVVVHLGGLDTDEHEEMLPAYELARRTLRVA; encoded by the coding sequence ATGCTGGTCAGGGCGGGGAACACGTGGCTTCGGATGGCCCATGGGGCGTTGCTGGCGGGGGTGCTGACGGGCTGTTCGGAGGCCGCCGAGGGGGACGACTCCGCGGCGTCCGGGCGCCCGTCGGTGACCGCGGAGACTTCCGGCCGGGACCGCACGGCCGCGAGCAGCGGCGGCACGATCGGCGCCGCCGGCTCGGCGTGCGAGCTGCCCGTCACCTTCGACATCGCCAGGAACTGGAAGGCCGAGGCGGTGAAGGCGCCGCTGGGCCAGGGGCCCGTCACCTTGGCATGCGAGATCGACGCCAAGCCCGCGGGCAGCATCGGCTTCCTGCGCGTATGGACCGGAAAGCCCGGTGACGCGGACACCCGGACCGTGCTGGAGGCCTTCGTCGCGGCCGAGGACGGAGTGAGCAAGGAGCAGTACAGCGCGTTCACGTCCGGTGGCCTCTCGGGGACGAAGGTCGAGTACCTCTACGCGAGCGAGCTCCTGGACGAGACGAAGAAGGAGAGCGCCTTCGCCGTGACCACCGCGGACGGGCCGGTGGTGGTGCACCTCGGCGGACTCGACACCGACGAACACGAGGAGATGCTCCCGGCGTACGAGCTCGCGCGGCGCACCCTGCGCGTCGCCTGA
- a CDS encoding amidohydrolase, whose translation MTDAVDEVLARVRGEVAARADRLWDMARMLHSDPEYAFEEHRAAALLCGELEWAGFTVQRDVAGLPTAFTARSGTRARPAVALMLEYDALPGLGHACGHNLIAAAGLGAALAARAVLDRDAGTVWAIGTPAEEGGGGKVAETDAGVFDDIDAALMFHPGVHSWQWAPLTAQAQYRVGFRGRAAHPTGNPTEGIDALAALIQLFNTLAVVERRLPEGSHVQGIVTDGGTATNIVPEYAEGLFGLRAVTTAALEDLAGELLTCVQGVARATGTTVTVERATPRYEHFRDSTVLSARFARHLAGTGIEMTPPAPGVYLGSSDVGNVSGRVPAIHPFVAIMEEDGSDHTPEFAVAAGSERGRQVMLAAAEALARTAVEVLLRPELRDAAWEDHDRASVRS comes from the coding sequence GTGACCGACGCCGTGGACGAGGTGCTTGCGCGAGTGCGCGGAGAGGTGGCCGCACGGGCGGATCGGCTGTGGGACATGGCGCGGATGCTGCACTCCGATCCGGAGTACGCCTTCGAGGAGCACCGGGCGGCCGCTCTGCTGTGCGGGGAACTCGAATGGGCGGGGTTCACGGTGCAGCGGGACGTCGCCGGACTGCCCACCGCGTTCACCGCGCGCTCCGGCACCAGGGCCCGCCCCGCGGTGGCCCTGATGCTGGAGTACGACGCCCTGCCCGGCCTCGGCCACGCCTGTGGCCACAATCTGATCGCCGCGGCGGGCCTGGGCGCGGCGCTGGCCGCCCGAGCGGTGCTCGACCGGGACGCGGGCACCGTGTGGGCCATCGGCACGCCCGCGGAGGAGGGCGGTGGAGGCAAGGTCGCCGAGACCGACGCCGGGGTGTTCGACGACATCGACGCGGCGCTGATGTTCCACCCCGGTGTGCACAGCTGGCAGTGGGCGCCGCTGACCGCGCAGGCCCAGTACCGGGTCGGGTTCCGCGGGCGCGCCGCCCACCCGACCGGGAATCCCACCGAGGGCATCGACGCGCTCGCCGCGCTCATCCAGCTGTTCAACACACTGGCGGTGGTCGAGCGCAGGCTGCCCGAGGGCTCGCATGTGCAGGGCATCGTCACGGACGGCGGCACGGCCACCAACATCGTCCCCGAGTACGCGGAGGGCCTCTTCGGGCTGCGCGCGGTGACCACGGCCGCCCTGGAGGACCTGGCGGGGGAGCTGCTGACCTGCGTTCAGGGGGTGGCGCGGGCGACGGGCACGACGGTCACGGTGGAACGGGCCACGCCACGCTACGAGCACTTCCGGGACAGCACGGTGCTGTCGGCCCGGTTCGCCCGGCACCTGGCGGGCACGGGCATCGAGATGACACCGCCCGCGCCGGGCGTCTACCTGGGCTCCTCCGACGTCGGCAACGTCAGCGGACGGGTGCCCGCCATCCACCCCTTCGTGGCGATCATGGAGGAGGACGGTTCGGACCACACTCCCGAGTTCGCCGTGGCGGCCGGCTCCGAGCGGGGCCGACAGGTGATGCTCGCGGCGGCGGAGGCGCTGGCCCGTACCGCGGTCGAGGTCCTGTTGCGCCCGGAGCTGCGCGATGCGGCGTGGGAGGACCACGACCGGGCGTCCGTCCGCAGCTGA